The segment GACGAGGGGCGGCCCCTGCCCCTGGTGCTCCGCTTCCCCCAGATCCTCGAGGCCCGGGTGCAGGAGTTGAACGAAGCCTTTCGCAGGGCCATGGAAAAGTACGGCTACCACGGGGGCTACCGCGGGGTCTACCCCGTGAAGGTGAACCAGCGCCGGCTGGTGCTGGAAACCGTGGCCAAGGCGGGGAGACCCTACCACTATGGCCTCGAGGCGGGAAGCAAGGCGGAACTCGCCCTGATCCTGGCCCAGGACCTCTCCCCGGAATCCCTCATCACCACCAACGGCTTCAAGGACGACGATTTCATCCGCCTGGCCCTAATGGGAAGGAAGCTTTCCCGGAACGTGGTCATCACCCTGGAGAAGTTCGCCGAGCTCCCCCGGGTGATCCGCATCTCCAAGGAGCTGGGCGTGCGGCCCAAGCTGGGCATCCGCTACAAGCTGAAGGCCAAAGGGGCCGGGCAGTGGGAAGCCTCCGGCGGGGAAAACGCCAAGTTCGGCCTCACCACCCCGGAGATCATCCGGGCGGTGGAGATTCTGAAGGAAGAGGACCTCCTGGACACCCTGGTCATGGTCCACGCCCACATCGGCAGCCAGGTGACGGACATCCGTAAGATCAAGGCGGCGGTGCGGGAGGCCGCCCAGACCTATGTGCAGCTCAGGAAGCTGGGGGCTCCCCTCCAGTACCTGAACCTGGGCGGGGGGCTGGCCGTGGACTACGACGGCTCCAAGACCAACTTCTACGCCTCCGCCAACTACACCCTTCCCGAGTACGCCGAGGACCTGGTCTACGTGACCAAGGAGGTGGTGGAGGCCCAGGGGGAGCCCCACCCCACCCTGGTCACGGAGTCGGGCCGGGCGGTGACCGCTTACCATGAGGTCCTGGTCCTCGAGGTCATCGACGTGATCACCCCCCCAGGGGAGACCCGGCCTTCCCCTCCGCCTGCGGAGGCCCATCCCCTGGTCAAGGAGCTTTGGGAGAGCCTGGAAAACCTCTCCTCTAAGAACTTCCGCGAGGTCTACCACGACGCCTTCGCCGACAAGGAAACCCTGCAGACCCTTTACGACCTAGGGCTCGTGTCTCTGCGGGACCGCGCCCTGGCGGAGGAGATCTTTTACCACATCGCCCGGCGGGTCTATGCCATCGTGCGGGAGCTACCCTACGCTCCCGATGAGTTTGAGGATCTGGAAAAGCTCCTGGCCGACAAGCTGGTCTGCAACTTCTCCATCTTTCAAAGCCTTCCCGACGCCTGGGCCATCCACCAGCTCTTTCCCATCGTCCCCCTAAGCCGCCTTAACGAGCCCCCCACCCGCCAGGCCACCCTGGTGGACATCTCCTGCGACTCCGACGGCAAGATAGACCGCTTCATCGACCTGCACGACGTACGCCAGAGCCTGCCCGTCCACCCCATCCGCCCGGGGGAATATTACTACCTGGGGGTCTTCCTGGTGGGAGCCTACCAGGACGTGTTGGGCAGCAACCACAACCTCTTCGGCCAGGTGGGGGAGGCCCACGTGGTGGTGGACGAGGACGGGTTTGCCATAGAGCGTTTCGTTCCCGGGGAAACCGCCGAGAAGGTCATCGAGAAGATGGGCTTTACCGCCCGGGAGCTCTTCCTGGGGGTGGAGCGCCTGGTGCGGCAAAGCCGCCTCTCCCCCGTGGAAAAGGGCGCCTTCCTGGAGCGGTACATGCGGGAGCTCCAGGGCTACACCTATCTGGAGGACTGAAGGCCCGTTAAGGGTCCGTTAAGGGGGGTGGGGTCATCCTGGAGGCATGGTCCGGCCAGCCGGCGTTTATACTGGAGGCAATTTGCACCCCACCCTCGAGCTTCTGGATCCCCTGCATCCCTTAAGGCGCAGGATAGCCCTATGGCTCCTGCCCCTCGGGGCCCTGCTGGCCCTGGTGGCCCTCTGGGCCTCGAGCCGGGTGGGGCTGGACCCTGTGGACCGGGTCCTCCTGCCCTTCCTGGCCCTGGCCTTCTCAGGCATGGCCCTGGCCCTCTGGCGCGCCCCCCAGACGGCCTCCTGGGTCCTCCCGGGGGCCCACGGCCTGGTGGCCCTGTACCTCCTCCTCACCCTGGCCTTCCAGCTCCTCTTCGCCCCCAACCCCCTGGGCCTATCCCCCGCCGCCCACTGGGTTCCCTTCGTGTACTTCAGCGGTTTTCTCTTCTTCCAAACCCAAAGGGCGGTGCGCCTGGCCCTGCTTTACCTGTTCACCCTCTTTCTCCTCTCCCTCCTGGGGGCCTTGCGCGGCCACTTCCGTGCGGAGCACCTCAACGCCCTGGCCCAGTTCTTCGGGGCCAACCTGGCCTATGTGAGCCTTCTCTACGTGCTGGTCCGGGTCAGGGAGGGCTACCTCGAGGCCCGGCTAGACGCCTACACCGACCCCCTCACCGGGCTTAGAAATCGGCGTTACCTGGATTTAATCTTGGAAAGGGAGCTCTTCCGCGCCCGGCGCTACCGACGGCCCCTCTCCCTTTTGGTGCTGGACCTGGACAACTTCAAGCGGATCAACGACACCCACGGCCACCCGGTGGGGGACCGGGTGCTTAGGGCCCTGGCCCGCTGCCTGGAGGAGCACATCCGGCAAAGCGACCGGGCGGTGCGCCTTGGGGGGGAGGAGTTCGCCATCCTCCTTGCGGAAACCCCCTTGGCCCAGGCGGTGCGGATGGCAAGCCGGCTCCGGCAAGCGGTGGCCGCCTTGCGGGTCTTCCCGGCGGAGGGGATTTCCGTCAGCATCGGCGTGGCCGAGGCCCGCCCCGAAGATTCCCCTCTTTCCCTCCTCAAGCGGGCCGACGACGCCCTTTACCAGGCCAAGCGCCGGGGGAAAAACCGGGTGGAGGTGGGTTAAACCCACCCCTCCCTAGCGGGACCCCCAACCTGGCCAAAACCGGGTTGGGGTGATTAGAGGCTTGCTTCCCGCCTTAAGGCCTCCACCCGGTCGGTTTCCTCCCAGGGGAAGCCTGCGCGGCCGAAGTGGCCGTAGGCGCTGGTGGGGGTGTAGATGGGACGGAGGAGGTCCAGCTCCTCAATGATGGCCAGGGGTCTGGGGTCAAAGACCCGCTTCACGATCTCCGTGAGCTTTTCATCGGGCAAGACCCCGGTGCCGAAGGTTTCCACCCGCAAGGAAACGGGCCTAGCCTTGCCAATGGCGTAGGCCAGCTCCACCAGGGCCCGCCGGGCCAGGCCTGCCGCCACCAGGTTCTTGGCCATGTAGCGGGCGTAGTAGCTGGCGGAACGGTCCACCTTGGTGGGGTCCTTACCGCTAAAGGCCCCGCCTCCGTGGGGCACCACCCCTCCGTAGGTGTCCACGATGATCTTGCGCCCGGTGAGCCCGGTGTCCGCATGGGGCCCCCCCAGGATGAAGCGGCCCGAGGGATTGATGAGGTACTCCGTTTCCCCTTCCCTCAGGTACTCGGGAGGAACAGCTTGGCGCACCACCTCGCGGATCAGGTCCTCGCGAAGCTGGTCCTGCTCCACCTCCGGGGAATGCTGGGCGGAGACCACCACCGTTTTCACGTAAAGGGGCCGGTCCCCCTCGTAGACCACGGTGACCTGGGCCTTGCCGTCGGGGCGCAGGTAGGGAAGAAGCCCGGTCTTGCGCACCTCCGCCAGGCGCATGGTGAGGCGGTGGGCCAGGGTGATGGGAAGCGGCATGAGCTCCGGGGTTTCGTCGGTGGCGTAACCGAACATGAGGCCCTGATCCCCCGCGCCCGTGCGGTCCAGAGGATCCGTGGACTTGAGCACCCGCCACTCGTAGGAGAGGTTGACCCCGCCCGCGATGTCCGGGGACTGCTCGTCGATGGCGGTGAGGACCGCACAGGTGTCGGCGTCAAAGCCGTACTTGGCCCGGGTGTAGCCCACCTCCCTCACCGTCTTGCGAACCAGGCCAGGGATATCCACATACCCCTCGGTGGAGATCTCTCCCGCCAC is part of the Thermus caldilimi genome and harbors:
- the metK gene encoding methionine adenosyltransferase: MRLVTSESVTEGHPDKLADRISDAILDALIAQDKKARVAAETLVTTGLVFVAGEISTEGYVDIPGLVRKTVREVGYTRAKYGFDADTCAVLTAIDEQSPDIAGGVNLSYEWRVLKSTDPLDRTGAGDQGLMFGYATDETPELMPLPITLAHRLTMRLAEVRKTGLLPYLRPDGKAQVTVVYEGDRPLYVKTVVVSAQHSPEVEQDQLREDLIREVVRQAVPPEYLREGETEYLINPSGRFILGGPHADTGLTGRKIIVDTYGGVVPHGGGAFSGKDPTKVDRSASYYARYMAKNLVAAGLARRALVELAYAIGKARPVSLRVETFGTGVLPDEKLTEIVKRVFDPRPLAIIEELDLLRPIYTPTSAYGHFGRAGFPWEETDRVEALRREASL
- the speA gene encoding biosynthetic arginine decarboxylase — encoded protein: MKTARRFSPKEAEEIYLVPYWGAGFFRVGRDGELEVTPLGPEGPAASLLEIVEALRDEGRPLPLVLRFPQILEARVQELNEAFRRAMEKYGYHGGYRGVYPVKVNQRRLVLETVAKAGRPYHYGLEAGSKAELALILAQDLSPESLITTNGFKDDDFIRLALMGRKLSRNVVITLEKFAELPRVIRISKELGVRPKLGIRYKLKAKGAGQWEASGGENAKFGLTTPEIIRAVEILKEEDLLDTLVMVHAHIGSQVTDIRKIKAAVREAAQTYVQLRKLGAPLQYLNLGGGLAVDYDGSKTNFYASANYTLPEYAEDLVYVTKEVVEAQGEPHPTLVTESGRAVTAYHEVLVLEVIDVITPPGETRPSPPPAEAHPLVKELWESLENLSSKNFREVYHDAFADKETLQTLYDLGLVSLRDRALAEEIFYHIARRVYAIVRELPYAPDEFEDLEKLLADKLVCNFSIFQSLPDAWAIHQLFPIVPLSRLNEPPTRQATLVDISCDSDGKIDRFIDLHDVRQSLPVHPIRPGEYYYLGVFLVGAYQDVLGSNHNLFGQVGEAHVVVDEDGFAIERFVPGETAEKVIEKMGFTARELFLGVERLVRQSRLSPVEKGAFLERYMRELQGYTYLED
- a CDS encoding GGDEF domain-containing protein yields the protein MVRPAGVYTGGNLHPTLELLDPLHPLRRRIALWLLPLGALLALVALWASSRVGLDPVDRVLLPFLALAFSGMALALWRAPQTASWVLPGAHGLVALYLLLTLAFQLLFAPNPLGLSPAAHWVPFVYFSGFLFFQTQRAVRLALLYLFTLFLLSLLGALRGHFRAEHLNALAQFFGANLAYVSLLYVLVRVREGYLEARLDAYTDPLTGLRNRRYLDLILERELFRARRYRRPLSLLVLDLDNFKRINDTHGHPVGDRVLRALARCLEEHIRQSDRAVRLGGEEFAILLAETPLAQAVRMASRLRQAVAALRVFPAEGISVSIGVAEARPEDSPLSLLKRADDALYQAKRRGKNRVEVG